GTCCGTCAGTTCGGCGGCGCCCCGTACTCCGACGACAACCTCACCGTCACCTACGACAGCGAGGCCGGCATCGAGGCCCTCACCTTCTACACCGACTGGGTCACGAAGTACGGCTTCGCCGTGCCCGAGTTCGTCCCCGGCAACAACGGCTACCGCGACGGCTTCCGCCAGCTCGAGAACATCGCGATGATCGTCGACGGCTCCTTCGCCATCGGCGACGTCAAGAAGGTCGCCTTCAACTGGGGCGTCACCGAGCTGCCCGTCCGCGCCGGCAGCGACGTCAAGTCCAACTTCGGCTCGTTCTTCATGAACGGCCTCACCCCGAACGCCGCCAAGGACCCGGCCAAGCTCGAGGCCGCCGCGCGCTTCCTCAAGTTCGTGACCAGCGACGACGCCATGAAGCTGTGGCTCGACGTCGTGGGCGAGCTGCCCGCCAGCCGCACCCTCATCGCCGACCCCGAGCTCGCCGCCGACCCCATCTACGGGCCGTTCGTGCGCGCGCTCGACTACGCGCACGCCACCGTCTTCGTCGACGAGAGCGGCCAGCGCGACATCATGGTCGACGCCATCAACGAGGTCGTGCTCCAGGGCACCAGCCCCGCCGAGGCCATGAAGGCGGCCGCGGCCGCCGAGCAGCTCCTGCTCGACGCGAACCGCTGATCCACCCCTGAGTCTCGCGCCGCCGTGACCCTCACGCGAGGGTCACGGCGGCCGCCGGGCACCGGGCGCCGATGCGGCGCCCGGGCGGCCGGCACGTAACCGCCCCTCGCGCTCAACCGCGAGAACGCTCGCGCCGCGCGCGGGCGAACCCGCGCCGCCCGCAGGCGCCCGGCACAGAGAGCCGGGCCGGGCGGGCGCGGCCACGGCCCCGGAGGTGCCATGAGGAGTTCGGAAGGCGTGAGGCGCCGCCGAGGACTATCTTTGACGTCGCGTGAGGCGCTATGGGCGTACGCGTTCCTGCTCCTCCCGCTGGCGTTCTTCCTGTTCTTCAGGTTCTGGCCCGCGATCCAATCTCTCAAGCTGTCGCTATACACCTGGCACGTCGACCCGGAGCAGCGCACCTTCATCGGGCTGCAGTACTACCGGGAGATGTACCAGAACTTCGTCGCCAAGGGCGACCTATTCAAGGCGCTGAGGAACATGCTCTTCTACTTCCTCATCGTCGTGTTCGGCCAGGTCACGCTCGGCATGTTCAGCGCCGTGCTGCTCAACTCCGTCAACTGGTTCAAGGGCCTGTTCCGCGCCATCTACTTCGCCCCGTACGTGACGCCGGCCGCCGCCGTCGCGTGGGTGTGGGGCTGGATGTACTCGGTCAACTTCGGTATCTTCAACAAGTTCCTCTCCGATTGGAGCGGCTTCGTCACGGGCATCGGGCTGCCGTGGCTGGCCATCTCGCCGCAACCGTTCCTCACCAGCCCCCAGCAGGCGCTCGTGGCCGTGGCCGCCGTCGTCGTGTGGCAGCAGCTCGGCTTCCAGGTGGTCATCTTCCTCGCCGGTCTGCAGGGCATCCCGCGCCCCATGCTCGAGGCCGCCGCCATCGACGGCGCCAACGGCTGGCAGCGCTTCTGGAACGTCACGTTCCCCCTCCTGAACCCGGTCATCGTGTTCTCACTCATCATCTCGACCATCTCGACCTTGCAGATGTTCGACCAGGTGCAGAACATCAACTTCACCGACCAGGGCGGGCCGCTCGGCAGCACCCTCACGATCGCGCTCTACATGTACCAGCAGGCGTTCCAGAAGTTCCGGATCGGCTACGCCGCCGCCGTGACCGTGCTGCTGTTCGCGATCATCCTCGTGATAACGCTCATCCAGCTGCGGCTCACGCAAAGGAAGGTCGAGTACTGATGGCCTCGCTCCAGAGCGCCCGGCGGCGCCGGGCACCCCTCGACATCGGCCGCCTGTTGGCCTACGTGCTCCTCACCATCGGCAGCGTGGTCATGGCGTTCCCGTTCGTGTGGATGATCCTGTCGGCCTTCAAGCCCGTCAAGGAGATCTTCCGCTTCGGGTTCTGGCCCAAGGTGTGGACGCTCGCCAACTTCAGCGACGTCCTGCTCAACACGCAGTTCCCCCGCTGGTTCCTGAATAGCCTCATCGTGGCCGGCATCTCGACCGTGTCGGTGCTGTTCTTCGCCTCGCTCGTCGGCTACACGCTCACGCGCCTGCGTTTCCCCGGGCGCAACATCATCTTCCTGCTCATCCTCAGCACGCTCATGATCCCCACCGAGATGCTCGTCATCCCGTGGTACGTCATGTCGACCGAGTACGGCTGGGTCAACACCTTCTGGGGCATCGCCTTCCCGGGCCTCATCCCTGCCTTCGGCGTCTTCCTCATGCGCCAGTTCTTCGAGTCGCTGCCGCGCGACCTGTTCGACGCCGGCCGCGTGGACGGCGTGAGCGAGTTCGGGCTGTTCTGGCGCGTCGGGCTGCCGCTCGTGGGGCCCGGCCTTGCCGCGCTCGGCATCTTCAACTTCGTGGGCAACTGGAACGCCTACCTCTGGCCGCTCATCGTGGCCAAGTCGCCCAGCATGCGCACCATCCCCGTCGGGGTGGCGTTCTTCTCGGGCGAGGCCGGCACGGAGTGGAACCTCATCATGGCCGCGGCCGCCCTGGCCGTGATCCCCGTGCTGCTCGTGTTCTTCATCTTCCAGCGCCAGATCATCGAGGGCGTGGTCCTCACCGGGGTG
This is a stretch of genomic DNA from Trueperaceae bacterium. It encodes these proteins:
- a CDS encoding extracellular solute-binding protein, encoding MKRFLVLLAVMLGVGIGAAQTTITYWQYDYKTRVDAMNQLIAQFEAANPDVKVVQETFPYDGYPQQVAASLPAGQGADVVQLFYGWLPTWQRAGYVIPLPEQYFSATELDANFAPVAQAAKVAGTWYGLPTAVRSLALFYNADMLAEAGYDAPPATWEEFVEIAKALTVKEGDRFVQVGYGFAPNGQDHHLLREVLVRQFGGAPYSDDNLTVTYDSEAGIEALTFYTDWVTKYGFAVPEFVPGNNGYRDGFRQLENIAMIVDGSFAIGDVKKVAFNWGVTELPVRAGSDVKSNFGSFFMNGLTPNAAKDPAKLEAAARFLKFVTSDDAMKLWLDVVGELPASRTLIADPELAADPIYGPFVRALDYAHATVFVDESGQRDIMVDAINEVVLQGTSPAEAMKAAAAAEQLLLDANR
- a CDS encoding sugar ABC transporter permease, whose product is MRSSEGVRRRRGLSLTSREALWAYAFLLLPLAFFLFFRFWPAIQSLKLSLYTWHVDPEQRTFIGLQYYREMYQNFVAKGDLFKALRNMLFYFLIVVFGQVTLGMFSAVLLNSVNWFKGLFRAIYFAPYVTPAAAVAWVWGWMYSVNFGIFNKFLSDWSGFVTGIGLPWLAISPQPFLTSPQQALVAVAAVVVWQQLGFQVVIFLAGLQGIPRPMLEAAAIDGANGWQRFWNVTFPLLNPVIVFSLIISTISTLQMFDQVQNINFTDQGGPLGSTLTIALYMYQQAFQKFRIGYAAAVTVLLFAIILVITLIQLRLTQRKVEY
- a CDS encoding carbohydrate ABC transporter permease, whose protein sequence is MASLQSARRRRAPLDIGRLLAYVLLTIGSVVMAFPFVWMILSAFKPVKEIFRFGFWPKVWTLANFSDVLLNTQFPRWFLNSLIVAGISTVSVLFFASLVGYTLTRLRFPGRNIIFLLILSTLMIPTEMLVIPWYVMSTEYGWVNTFWGIAFPGLIPAFGVFLMRQFFESLPRDLFDAGRVDGVSEFGLFWRVGLPLVGPGLAALGIFNFVGNWNAYLWPLIVAKSPSMRTIPVGVAFFSGEAGTEWNLIMAAAALAVIPVLLVFFIFQRQIIEGVVLTGVKG